A part of Chloroflexota bacterium genomic DNA contains:
- the raiA gene encoding ribosome-associated translation inhibitor RaiA, translated as MTVKIDIFTKNLELTDRLNDYVIKKVEKLEKFLDEVDECRVDLSHTKTARNANDRHVAQLTLRGKGFILRSEERSDSIFSAIDASLDKMRRQIRRYKGKRDRGRGDGQTIADAVSMQVPEEEVFDEPEPVIARRKRFALVPMDEMEAVEQMKLLGHENFFIFYNANTSEFNVLYRRLDGTYGIIVPEIG; from the coding sequence ATGACAGTCAAAATTGATATCTTCACCAAGAATTTAGAATTGACGGATCGCCTGAATGACTATGTGATCAAAAAAGTGGAGAAGCTTGAAAAATTCCTGGACGAGGTGGATGAATGCCGTGTGGACCTTTCACACACCAAGACCGCCCGGAATGCCAATGACCGACATGTCGCTCAGCTAACTTTGCGAGGTAAGGGATTTATCCTGCGCTCAGAGGAGCGCTCCGATAGCATTTTTTCAGCCATAGATGCCTCTTTGGATAAGATGCGGCGTCAGATCAGACGGTATAAAGGCAAACGGGATCGCGGCCGGGGAGATGGCCAGACTATTGCGGATGCGGTTTCGATGCAAGTACCAGAGGAAGAAGTTTTTGACGAACCAGAACCAGTGATCGCCCGCAGGAAACGGTTCGCATTGGTTCCAATGGATGAAATGGAAGCCGTGGAACAGATGAAATTGCTGGGACACGAGAATTTCTTTATTTTCTATAATGCGAATACCAGTGAATTTAATGTGCTCTATCGCCGGCTTGATGGGACCTATGGGATCATCGTTCCAGAAATTGGCTAG
- a CDS encoding ComF family protein has translation MNFRIAQVLYRGFWTALDWMYPPNCVGCGEQGYRLCFKCQQEIKPISGPLCQRCGSPITAKENLCAECQSEEPPFEASRSLASYEGVIRECVHSLKYDRNQAMGEFFAEELTELIRREGWDLDLVVPVPLSPIRMKERGYNQATLLARPISYALGIPFTPFGLKRIRNTQSQVELSAKKRKSNVRGAFEATPEIVHGKRVLLIDDVTTTGSTLKECSLALKKGGSLKVYCLTLARPIQGLPPVLSDSPSSII, from the coding sequence TTGAATTTCCGCATTGCACAGGTCTTATACCGGGGGTTTTGGACGGCGCTGGACTGGATGTACCCGCCCAATTGTGTAGGATGCGGAGAACAGGGTTATCGTTTATGTTTTAAGTGTCAGCAGGAAATAAAACCGATCAGTGGCCCACTTTGCCAGCGCTGCGGCAGCCCAATAACGGCAAAAGAAAATCTATGTGCGGAGTGCCAGAGCGAAGAACCGCCATTTGAGGCGAGTAGAAGCCTGGCGAGTTATGAGGGTGTGATCAGGGAATGTGTGCATTCCCTGAAATATGACCGCAACCAGGCTATGGGCGAATTCTTCGCTGAAGAACTGACTGAATTGATCAGACGAGAAGGGTGGGACCTGGATCTGGTCGTACCGGTACCTCTCAGCCCGATCAGGATGAAGGAACGCGGCTATAACCAGGCCACGTTATTGGCCCGGCCGATTTCTTATGCGCTGGGCATCCCATTTACACCTTTTGGCTTAAAACGCATCCGAAATACGCAATCTCAGGTTGAACTATCCGCAAAAAAGCGTAAGTCCAATGTCCGGGGGGCATTTGAAGCTACGCCAGAGATTGTTCATGGGAAGCGTGTTTTATTGATTGATGATGTGACGACTACAGGATCAACTCTGAAGGAATGTTCACTAGCATTGAAAAAAGGAGGCTCTTTAAAGGTTTACTGTTTAACCCTTGCCCGTCCGATCCAAGGTTTACCCCCTGTTCTTTCGGACTCTCCATCAAGTATAATCTGA